In one window of bacterium DNA:
- the motA gene encoding flagellar motor stator protein MotA, whose product MFVLIGFVIVFGSILLGFSIHGGKIAVLMQVSEFIIIGGAGLGAIVIGNKPSVVVSMFKQVFGLLKPNPYNRAAYAELLQVLYEVFYLARKDGLVGIEPHVEDPERSDLFARYPTFHRNEQAVAFLSDTMKVLLTGAVDDHHLAEILDLDLEKRHEAAMVVPRALARLADAMPGFGIVAAVLGVVITMGHIGGAASEVGQSIAAALVGTFLGVLLAYGVLNPLSQAVEARVRSEQAYLACIRTALLSYSRGDPPLTCVEFARRNIEPDDRPSFSELEDLTRRRARAA is encoded by the coding sequence GTGTTCGTCCTCATTGGCTTCGTCATCGTCTTCGGGAGCATCCTGCTCGGTTTCAGCATCCACGGCGGCAAGATCGCCGTGCTGATGCAGGTCTCGGAGTTCATCATCATCGGCGGGGCGGGGCTCGGCGCGATCGTCATCGGCAACAAGCCGTCCGTGGTGGTCTCGATGTTCAAGCAGGTGTTCGGTCTCCTGAAGCCGAACCCCTACAACCGCGCCGCGTACGCGGAGCTGCTCCAGGTGCTGTACGAGGTGTTCTACCTCGCGCGGAAGGACGGCCTGGTCGGCATCGAGCCCCACGTCGAGGATCCGGAGCGGAGCGATCTGTTCGCCCGCTACCCCACCTTCCACCGCAACGAGCAGGCGGTCGCGTTCCTGTCGGACACGATGAAGGTGCTCCTCACGGGCGCCGTGGACGACCACCACCTCGCGGAGATCCTCGACCTGGACCTGGAGAAGCGCCACGAGGCGGCCATGGTCGTGCCCCGGGCGCTGGCCCGCCTGGCGGATGCGATGCCCGGCTTCGGGATCGTCGCGGCGGTGCTCGGCGTCGTGATCACCATGGGCCACATCGGCGGCGCAGCCTCCGAGGTCGGCCAGAGCATTGCCGCAGCGCTGGTCGGCACGTTCCTCGGCGTACTCCTGGCGTACGGGGTGCTGAACCCGCTGTCCCAGGCCGTGGAGGCGCGGGTGCGGAGCGAGCAGGCGTACCTGGCGTGCATCCGGACGGCGTTGCTCTCCTACTCCCGTGGCGACCCGCCGCTCACGTGCGTGGAATTCGCGCGCCGCAACATCGAGCCGGATGACCGGCCGTCCTTCTCCGAACTCGAAGACCTGACCCGCCGTCGCGCGAGGGCCGCATGA